One segment of Kryptolebias marmoratus isolate JLee-2015 linkage group LG23, ASM164957v2, whole genome shotgun sequence DNA contains the following:
- the LOC108244150 gene encoding inosine-uridine preferring nucleoside hydrolase-like produces the protein MKKKMILDVDTGVDDAQAIMIALSSPHVEILGITCCHGNTPLENVLKNTLRVLKVCGRLDIPVYKGFSKPLLSNKRNAGDYHGKDGLGDVPDPDAPGVELLQKKKAAQAMIKIAKAHPEEVILVATGPLTNLAVAVQLDPSFPNKLKALYIMGGNTNSRGNTTVCGEFNFVADPESAYIVLDRYTCPTYIASWEFSCRSSLPWSFCDEWLSRKSEKAAFMKKITALSMTKAKSADYQKEVIAGGGFNPCDVFALAAAVDDDFIVEKEEVAVTVELNGTNTRGMMVLDYMELLKKEHKVFIMKTVDLEKLKKMLINAIK, from the exons atgaagaagaagatgatCCTCGACGTGGACACGGGCGTTGACGACGCCCAGGCCATCATGATCGCCCTCTCCTCGCCACACGTGGAGATTCTCGGgatcacctgctgccatggCAACACACCCCTGGAGAACGTCCTCAAGAACACGCTGCGTGTCCTGAAAGTCTGCGGCAGGTTGGAT ATCCCGGTCTACAAGGGGTTCTCAAAGCCCCTGCTGAGCAACAAGCGGAACGCCGGCGATTACCACGGGAAGGATGGGCTGGGCGACGTCCCGGACCCGGACGCCCCGGgcgtggagctgctgcagaagaagaaagctgCGCAGGCCATGATCAAGATCGCCAAGGCGCATCCTGAAGAG GTGATCCTCGTGGCCACAGGACCCCTCACCAACCTGGCGGTCGCTGTGCAGCTGGACCCCTCCTTCCCGAATAAACTGAAGGCGCTCTACATCATGGGAGGGAACACCAACT ccagGGGTAACACCACAGTGTGCGGGGAGTTTAACTTCGTGGCTGACCCCGAGTCGGCCTACATCGTGCTGGACCGCTACACCTGCCCCACCTACATTGCCTCGTGGGAgttcagctgcaggagcagcCTGCCTTGG tctttCTGTGATGAGTGGCTGTCCCGAAAATCCGAGAAGGCTGCCTTCATGAAGAAGATAACGGCCCTTTCAATGACG AAAGCTAAATCAGCCGATTACCAAAAGGAGGTGATCGCAGGAGGAGGCTTCAATCCCTGCGACGTCTTCGCTTTGGCCGCTGCAGTCGATGACGATTTCATCGTAGAGAAAGAAGAG GTGGCAGTGACGGTGGAGCTGAACGGGACAAACACCCGGGGTATGATGGTCCTGGACTACATGGAGCTGctgaagaaggagcacaagGTCTTCATCATGAAGACCGTGGACCTggagaaactgaagaaaatgttGATAAACGCCATAAAGTAG